The genomic stretch GGTCGAGGACGGGACCGTCATCCGCTCGGGCGGCGAGGGCGAGGCCTATGCCCGTCGGATCGAGAACCTGTTGAAGCGCGAGGCGCGCAGCACCCTGCTAGACCGCACCGACCACCATCTGCGCGCCCTGGGCCAGACGCCGGTCACGGTCTCCATCGCCGACACCCGCTCGCGCTGGGGCTCGTGCAGCCCGCATAACCGCACCATCCGCTACTCCTGGCGCGTCATCATGGCCCCGCCCCCGGTCATCGACTACCTGGCCGCCCACGAGGTCGCCCACCTGGTCCACGCCGACCACAGCCCGGCCTACTGGTCGGTGGTCGAACGGCTGGTCGGCGACCACAAGCCCTGGCGCAAATGGCTGAAGGACTATGGCGCGGCGCTGCACGCCGTGGGGCGGTAGGCGGCGTCCCAGACCCTCTCCCGCTTGCGGGAGAGGTGGCCCGGCGTTCGCGCAGCGAACCAGGGTCGGAGAGGGGAGTCTTCTTCCAAGCAGCAAGACTTCCCCCATCGTCAGCCGTCTCGCTGTGCTCGACGAGCTGACACTTCCCCCGCAAGCGGGGGAAGGTCTGTGGGGGCTTCCCAGGAGGATTAGAAGAACAGCGGGTCGCTGCGCTTCTCGGCCGGTTGGCGGCCTTCCGGCTGTTGGTTCGGCGGGTCGCGCGGCGCCGGCTGGGGCGAGGTCGGGCGGGCGACGGGCTGCGTCGGCTGAACCGGTTGGCCCGGCTCCTCAGCATAGGGGTCGCCGCCCGTGGGATCCTCCGGTTCGATCGGCAGGCCGTCCTCGCCGATGCCCGACATCAGGTCGCCGACCGGATCCGGCGCGACCCAGCCCTCGGGCATGGCCGGGCCGTCGGGGATGCGCGGGGCGTTCAGGCGCGGCAGGGCCGCCTCCATGAAGCCCTTCCAGATGGCGGCAGGCGACGAGCCGCCGGTCACGCCGCGCATGGCCGTATTGTCATCCTTGCCGACCCAGACGGCGGTGACGAAGCCGCCGGTGTAGCCGACGAACCAGGCGTCCTTGTAGTCCGAGGTCGTGCCCGACTTGCCGGCCAGATCGCGCCCGGCGATGGCCGCGCTGCGCCCAGTGCCCGAGGTCATGACCCCGCGCAGCATCTCGTTCATGTAGAAGAGGGCCGGATTGTTGATCGCCTGTCCGCTCTGGCCGCTGGCCCGCTGATAGATGACCCGGCCCTGGGGGGTGCGGATGCGGCTGATGCCATAGGCCTCGACCCGGCGGCCGCCGTTCGAGAAGGCGTCATAGGCGGTGGCCATCTCCAGCGGCGAGACCTCGACGGCGCCCAAGGCCATAGCCGGCTCCAGGCCGATCCGGCTTTCGATGCCCAGACGGCGCGCCGCGCGGGCCACGCTGTCGCGCCCGATCTGGTCGGCGACATAGGCCGCCACCGTATTGATCGACTGGGCCACGGCCTGGGCCAGGGTCATCTCGCCGCTGAAGGTGTTGGAATAGTTCTTGGGCGACCAGTTGCCGATGGTGATCGGCTGATCGACCACCGGGGTCTGGGGCGTATAGCCGGCCTCGACCGCCGCCAGATAGACGAAGGGTTTGAAGGCCGAACCCGCCTGACGACGCGCCTCGACGGCGCGGTTGAACTGGCTGTCGGCATAGGAGCCGCCGCCGATCATGGCCCGCACCCGGCCGTCGCCGTCCAGGGCGACCAGGGCCGCCTGTTCCACGCCCTTGCCCTCATCGCGGTTCAGGATGCGGCGCACCGAACGTTCGGCGGCGGTCTGTAGGGTCAGGTCCAGGGTGGTCTCGACCACCATGTCCTCGGTCGGTTCGCCGACCAGGCTGCGGATCGACTGGTCCAGCCAGTCGATGAAATACTGGGCGTGCTGGGTCGCCAGGGTGCGCGAGACGATGATCGGCTGGGTCACGGCCTGTTCGCGCTGGGCGGCGGTGATGACCCCGGCCTCTTCCATCTCGTTCAGCACGACGGTGGCGCGGGTGGCGGCCCGCTCGCTTTCGGACACGGGCGAATAGCGTGACGGCGCCTTCAGCAGCCCGGCCAGAAGCGCAGCCTCGCCGACCGTCAGATCCTTGGCCGACTTGTCGAAATAGCGTTGCGACGCCGCCTCGATCCCATAGGCGCCCGCGCCGAAATAGACCCGGTTCAAATAGAGGGCCAGGATCTCCTTCTTGGAGAATTTCATCTCCAGCCAGACCGCCAGCATCAGCTCCTGCACCTTGCGGCGCATATTCTGGTCGGGCGTCAGGAACAGGTTCTTGGCCAGTTGCTGCGTCAGGGTCGATCCGCCCTGGACCACCCGGCCGGCGCGCATATTGGTGGCCATGGCCCGCATCATGCCGATCGGGTCGAAGCCGGGGTGGTGGTAGAAGCGCCGGTCCTCGATGGCGATGAAGGCCGCCGGCACATAGTCGGGCAGGGCGTCCAGATCGGCGGGCGGCGCCATCTGGGTGCCCCGGGTGGCGATCAGGGCGCCGTTGCGGTCCAGATAGGTGATCGAGGGCTGTCGATCGACATTGTACAGGGTCGAGGTGTCGGGCAGGCCGCGCGCAAACACCGCAAAGAAGACCACCAGGAAGATCAGCCCCCAAACGGCCAGCACGGCGCCCCAGTAGAGCGCCTTCTGCAACGGCGTGCGGGCCGGCTTTGCGCCGCCCTGCTGTCCGCCCCCGAACCCTGGACCCGCCATCGAATATCCTCAAGAACCGCGCATCGGCGGGATTAGCCTTACGGATGTGTACCCCGTATGAACCGCCGCCGAAACGGCTCCGCTCACTTCACGCCAGCGTGAGCGGCTATTTCGCCGAAAGAAAGGCGTCCAGTTCGCCGTAGAAGGCCTGGGGCTGGTCGAACATGATGAAGTGGGCGCTGTCGTCGATCCGCTTCAGGGTCACGCCGGGCAGGCCGGCGTAGGACATCTGATAGATGGCGTCGGTGATCTGGGGCGTCATGCGCGGGTCGTTGAACTTGACGTACAGCACCTCGGTCGGGGCCGTGATCTTCGTCAGTTCGGGCCGCAGATCGGTCGTCACCAGTTCGCGGAAGGCGGCGGCCGAGACCTTCTGATCGCTGGTCCGCATGTCCTCCAGCGCCTCTTCGCGGCGGCTCTCGGTATTGATCATGCCGGTGATGGCCGTGGTCGCCTGGGCGACATAGGCCTCGCGCGGGCTGTTGGCCTGAGCCGCATAGATCTGATCCGCGACCGGCGCCACCGCCTCGGCCGTTGTTCCGGGCGGGCCGAACATGGCGCCCATGAAGGGGACCATGTCCACCACCATCAGCTTGCCGACGCTGTCGGGATGACGCGCCGCCAGCATCAGGCCGATGGTTCCGCCCATCGAGTGACCGACCACGGCGGGCTTCTCCAGACCCTGTTCGGCGATATAGCGGGCGATCTCCTCGGCGACCGGGGCCGCCACCGGGGTCGGCGCGGCTCCCGTCTGGGCGGCGCCCTCGGCCGGGGCCCCGGCGAAGCCCTGGACGTGGATGCGGTGCACCCGCCAGCCGGCGCCCAGATGGTCGACCGTGCCCTGCCAGATTTCCGGCGAGGAGCTGAGGCCGGGGATCAGAATGAGGTCGCGACCGCCCGCTTCGCCGTCCACGCGGACATGGATGCGGTCGGATGTGAAATCCGCGTGATGATGGCCGTGCGCATGTCCCTTGTCGGGATGAACCCCGTGCCCGTCCTGAGCCTGGACAGTGGTGGCGGCGAACAGCATGGCGGCGAAACCTAGGACGCGAAACATGGCGAAACTCCCCTGCGAGACGGTCCTTATGCCGTCTGTACTTTGTTTTGTAAAGTTCTCTGCTAGCTGCGGGAGGACAGACCCCGCGTCCCTCTGTTAGAAGGCGCGCATGAAGCCTGCAGACGCTCCCCCCGTCCAGTCCCCGCAAGCCGAAGCCGCCCCGTCCAAGGCGGGCGCCCAGCCCTTCGGCAAGGGATTCGTCGCCGACGCCTGGTATTTCGTCGCCCTGTCGCGCGACGTCGCCCCGGCCGGTTTGAAACGCTACGAGATCATGGGCGAGCCCGTCCTGGTCGGCCGCACCCGCGCGGGCGCCGTCTATGCGATGCGCGACATCTGCCCCCACCGCGCCGCGCCCCTGTCGGCCGGGAAACTGGTCGAAAAGCCCGGCGAGGGCGAGACCATCGAATGCCCCTATCACGGCTGGCGCTTCCGCCCCGACGGGGTCTGCGCCGCCATTCCGTCCCTGGTCGAGGACCAGGCGTTCGAGGCCAATCGCATCAAGGTGCGCGCCTTCCCGGTGCGCGAAAGCCAGGGCATGGTCTTCGTCTGGATGGCGTCCGACGCCCGCAATCCGATGGAGCCGGACCATGAGCCCCCGGTCTTCCCCGGCGTCGTCGGAGGGGGGCCGAAACTGATCGAGACGATGGAGTTCGACAGCCATATCGACCACGCCGTCGTCGGCCTGATGGACCCGGCCCACGGCCCCTATGTCCATCAGCAATGGTGGTGGCGGTCCGAGCACTCGATGCACGAAAAATCCAAGGCCTTCGTCCCCGCCGATTTCGGCTGGGCCATGGCGCGCCACGCCCCCTCGTCCAACAGCCGCCTCTACAAGATCCTGGGCGGCGCCCCTGCGACCGAGATCAGTTTCCGTCTGCCCGGCTATCGCTGGGAGCATATTCAGGTGGGAGAAAAACAGGTCCTGGCCCTGACCTGCCTGACCCCGATCAGCGAGACCAAGACCCGCATCACCCAGATCTTCTGGTCCGACCACTGGGTCTTCGACCTGGCCAAGCCCTTCCTGCGCCTGGGGGTGGTCGCCTTCCTCAAACAGGACGGCGGCATGGTGAACCTGCAAAACGAGGGCCTGCGCTACGACCCGGCCCTGATCTGGATCGACGACGCCGACAAACAGGCCAAATGGTACCAGCAGCTGAAGCGCGAATGGGCGAAAAGCCGCGCCGAAGGGCGGCCCTTCGTCAACCCGATCCAGCCCACGACCCTGCGGTGGAAGAGCTGAGTTGTAAGACCCTCTCCCGCTTGCGGGAGAGGTGGCCCGGCGTCCGCGCAGCGGACCAGGGTCGGAGAGGGAAGTCTTGCTTAAAGCAAGAAGACTTCCCCCATCGTCAGCCGTCTCGCTGCGCTCGACGAGCTGACACTTCCCCCGCAAGCGGGGGAAGATCTTGATTACAATCTCAACCCGGCTTCAACCGCCAGATCCGCCAGTTTCACCATCGGGCGCGGGCCCCAGTGGGCGATGACTTCCGACGCGGCCAGCGAGCCCAGCTTGCCGGCTTCTTCCAGCGCCAGACCCCGCGCGACGCCCAGCAGGAAGCCTGCGGCGTACTGGTCACCGGCGCCGGTGGTGTCGATCACCTTGGCGACCGGATAGGCGGCGACCACGACGCGGTCGGCGCCCTTGATCACGACCGAGCCGTGTTCGCCGCGCGTCACGGCGGCGATCTCGACGATGGCGGCCAGTTTCGCGGCGGCGGCGTCGAAGTCGTCGGTCTCGAACAGGGCGCCCAGTTCGGCCTCGTTGGCCAGGACGATGTCGGCCGACTGTTCGATGAAGCTCAGCAACTCGGCGCGCCAGCGGGCCACGACGAAGGTGTCGGACAGGGTGATGGCCACCTTGCGGCCGGCCTTGTGCGCGGCGGCGGCGGCGCGTTCGAAGGCGGCGCGGGCCGGGGCTGGGTCGAACAGATAGCCTTCCAAATAGACGATCTCGCTGGCGCCGATCAGGGCCTCGTCGATGTCGTCGGCGTACAGCTGGTTGGCGGCGCCCAGGAAGGTGGCCATGGTCCGCGCCCCGTCCGACAGGACGTTGATCAGGCAGCGGCCGGTGCCGAAGCCCTTGTCGGCCCCGCCGGTCAGGACCGGGGTGGCGAAATGCACGCCGGCGGCGCGGATGTCGTGGCTGAACACTTCGCCCAGGGTGTCGTCGGCCACCTTGCCGATATAGGCCGCGCGCCCGCCGAACGAGCCGACGCCCGCCACGGTGTTGCCGGCCGATCCGCCCGAGGCCTCGACCCCCGGCGCCATGGCCTCATACAGGGCGGCGCTGCGTTCGGCGTCGACCAGCTGCATGGAGTTGGGGGCCAGGTCCTGGGCCGTCAGGAAGGCGGCGTCACAGGGGCTGAGCACGTCGACGATGGCGTTGCCGACGGCGC from Brevundimonas sp. SL130 encodes the following:
- a CDS encoding M48 family metallopeptidase; this translates as MAYRNGQRLPLDEGGAEPGSGPTLRLSVNPRARRLSVRIDARAGEAVVIAPTERGLAQAVAFARSKSVWIFERLAVRPKSRPLQPGQVISLRGKPVRLEATPGAGAARLVEDGTVIRSGGEGEAYARRIENLLKREARSTLLDRTDHHLRALGQTPVTVSIADTRSRWGSCSPHNRTIRYSWRVIMAPPPVIDYLAAHEVAHLVHADHSPAYWSVVERLVGDHKPWRKWLKDYGAALHAVGR
- a CDS encoding aromatic ring-hydroxylating oxygenase subunit alpha — its product is MKPADAPPVQSPQAEAAPSKAGAQPFGKGFVADAWYFVALSRDVAPAGLKRYEIMGEPVLVGRTRAGAVYAMRDICPHRAAPLSAGKLVEKPGEGETIECPYHGWRFRPDGVCAAIPSLVEDQAFEANRIKVRAFPVRESQGMVFVWMASDARNPMEPDHEPPVFPGVVGGGPKLIETMEFDSHIDHAVVGLMDPAHGPYVHQQWWWRSEHSMHEKSKAFVPADFGWAMARHAPSSNSRLYKILGGAPATEISFRLPGYRWEHIQVGEKQVLALTCLTPISETKTRITQIFWSDHWVFDLAKPFLRLGVVAFLKQDGGMVNLQNEGLRYDPALIWIDDADKQAKWYQQLKREWAKSRAEGRPFVNPIQPTTLRWKS
- a CDS encoding alpha/beta fold hydrolase; protein product: MFRVLGFAAMLFAATTVQAQDGHGVHPDKGHAHGHHHADFTSDRIHVRVDGEAGGRDLILIPGLSSSPEIWQGTVDHLGAGWRVHRIHVQGFAGAPAEGAAQTGAAPTPVAAPVAEEIARYIAEQGLEKPAVVGHSMGGTIGLMLAARHPDSVGKLMVVDMVPFMGAMFGPPGTTAEAVAPVADQIYAAQANSPREAYVAQATTAITGMINTESRREEALEDMRTSDQKVSAAAFRELVTTDLRPELTKITAPTEVLYVKFNDPRMTPQITDAIYQMSYAGLPGVTLKRIDDSAHFIMFDQPQAFYGELDAFLSAK
- a CDS encoding adenosine kinase; the protein is MTQNTAQYDVCAVGNAIVDVLSPCDAAFLTAQDLAPNSMQLVDAERSAALYEAMAPGVEASGGSAGNTVAGVGSFGGRAAYIGKVADDTLGEVFSHDIRAAGVHFATPVLTGGADKGFGTGRCLINVLSDGARTMATFLGAANQLYADDIDEALIGASEIVYLEGYLFDPAPARAAFERAAAAAHKAGRKVAITLSDTFVVARWRAELLSFIEQSADIVLANEAELGALFETDDFDAAAAKLAAIVEIAAVTRGEHGSVVIKGADRVVVAAYPVAKVIDTTGAGDQYAAGFLLGVARGLALEEAGKLGSLAASEVIAHWGPRPMVKLADLAVEAGLRL
- a CDS encoding transglycosylase domain-containing protein, translating into MAGPGFGGGQQGGAKPARTPLQKALYWGAVLAVWGLIFLVVFFAVFARGLPDTSTLYNVDRQPSITYLDRNGALIATRGTQMAPPADLDALPDYVPAAFIAIEDRRFYHHPGFDPIGMMRAMATNMRAGRVVQGGSTLTQQLAKNLFLTPDQNMRRKVQELMLAVWLEMKFSKKEILALYLNRVYFGAGAYGIEAASQRYFDKSAKDLTVGEAALLAGLLKAPSRYSPVSESERAATRATVVLNEMEEAGVITAAQREQAVTQPIIVSRTLATQHAQYFIDWLDQSIRSLVGEPTEDMVVETTLDLTLQTAAERSVRRILNRDEGKGVEQAALVALDGDGRVRAMIGGGSYADSQFNRAVEARRQAGSAFKPFVYLAAVEAGYTPQTPVVDQPITIGNWSPKNYSNTFSGEMTLAQAVAQSINTVAAYVADQIGRDSVARAARRLGIESRIGLEPAMALGAVEVSPLEMATAYDAFSNGGRRVEAYGISRIRTPQGRVIYQRASGQSGQAINNPALFYMNEMLRGVMTSGTGRSAAIAGRDLAGKSGTTSDYKDAWFVGYTGGFVTAVWVGKDDNTAMRGVTGGSSPAAIWKGFMEAALPRLNAPRIPDGPAMPEGWVAPDPVGDLMSGIGEDGLPIEPEDPTGGDPYAEEPGQPVQPTQPVARPTSPQPAPRDPPNQQPEGRQPAEKRSDPLFF